Proteins from one Nitrospira sp. SG-bin1 genomic window:
- a CDS encoding sulfurase, protein MSTRPPYPHVHQISISDGGVPKLPVWEAKVREQGLEGDRQRNLKFHGGPDRAVCLYSLELIERLQDEGHPIDAGSSGENLTLSGLDWDLVRPGVRLTIGPDIRLEVTDYTTPCSHNARWFREEDFSRISQKINPGWSRVYAKVLRGGVVRPGDEVIIEP, encoded by the coding sequence ATGTCCACCAGGCCCCCGTATCCCCATGTCCATCAGATCAGCATCTCCGATGGTGGTGTGCCTAAGTTGCCCGTGTGGGAGGCCAAAGTACGCGAACAAGGGTTGGAGGGCGATCGGCAGCGGAATCTCAAGTTCCACGGAGGCCCTGACCGTGCGGTCTGTTTGTACTCGCTTGAACTCATAGAACGGCTCCAGGACGAAGGCCATCCTATTGACGCCGGATCATCCGGTGAAAACCTGACCTTGTCCGGTTTGGACTGGGACCTGGTACGACCAGGTGTGCGGTTGACGATTGGCCCGGACATCCGGCTCGAAGTGACCGACTATACGACACCCTGCAGTCACAATGCGCGCTGGTTTCGTGAGGAGGACTTCTCGCGTATTTCGCAGAAGATCAATCCTGGCTGGAGCCGTGTCTATGCGAAGGTCTTACGTGGCGGTGTGGTGCGGCCGGGCGACGAAGTGATAATTGAACCGTAA
- a CDS encoding universal stress protein: protein MVGTDRSKTAEQAVLWAARFADRYGADLFVVQVILPQHPSTTEFGTAEHTRAAAAKHELTDYVSQLVGERGHASVVMDEDPALAIVRAAEQEAIDVLVVGNSGMAGRKEFLLGNVPNRISHNSRCTVIIVNTQLLADAPLADAAPLSSSHTDPPVSEPHMGARAVKIATVMAKHGIQEFLSQPDQSDLATRRQQAKRLRAALEELGPTFSKLGQVLSTRPDLLPAEYIEELAMLQSHVPPMPESEVVRVAEQELRVPWEDVFESIDPKPLAAGTIAQVHRATLETGDRVVVKVQRPTARAEIEQDLALLKVFAQKVGKRPALNQVVDMEAVFKHLSTSLQRELDFRQEIENIGRMQMVLADYDRLAVPSVHRDLSTGRLLVMEEIQGSPIAQAPDGPERVEAARQLLESFYKQIIVEGFFHADPHPGNLMWWKDRIYLLDFGMVGAVDANVREHLLLLLMALWKEDTVFLSDIILMMAGSLDRSDLDVPQFQNDIGEMISKYRKAVLADMQIGPLLQEMSAIGVRHGVPLPASLTLAAKALAQVQLATAQLNPQLDPYGVAGKFLMRLMMKRMGAALDLKALVYQSQKLKVRAERVIEAIEHLIGARPGQKLVVNFKANSLEDTVRRAGRRLAVGLTAAASILASGLTVTSATAADWVPVSFGIVAGLLIVGLVLDLMRGR, encoded by the coding sequence ATGGTGGGCACCGACCGCTCCAAAACGGCCGAGCAGGCTGTGCTCTGGGCTGCTCGATTCGCTGACCGCTATGGTGCGGACTTGTTCGTGGTGCAGGTCATCTTGCCGCAGCACCCATCTACCACGGAATTCGGTACAGCGGAACACACGCGAGCGGCGGCTGCAAAGCATGAACTGACGGATTATGTCAGTCAGCTTGTCGGGGAGCGCGGACATGCGTCCGTCGTCATGGATGAGGACCCGGCGTTGGCCATCGTTCGCGCCGCCGAGCAAGAAGCCATCGATGTCTTAGTGGTGGGGAATTCGGGCATGGCGGGGAGAAAGGAGTTTTTGCTCGGGAACGTTCCGAACCGCATCAGTCATAATTCCCGTTGCACCGTGATCATCGTGAATACTCAGCTGTTAGCCGATGCGCCACTTGCGGACGCCGCCCCACTTAGTTCCTCCCACACCGACCCTCCCGTTTCTGAACCTCACATGGGGGCCCGAGCAGTCAAAATCGCCACCGTGATGGCGAAGCACGGCATACAAGAATTCTTGAGCCAACCCGATCAATCGGATCTCGCGACACGTCGTCAGCAAGCCAAGCGTCTCCGAGCCGCACTGGAAGAACTGGGTCCTACCTTTTCGAAATTGGGGCAGGTGTTGTCGACGCGTCCGGATCTTCTTCCTGCGGAATACATCGAAGAACTTGCGATGTTGCAGAGTCACGTCCCCCCGATGCCCGAGAGTGAAGTCGTGCGCGTGGCTGAGCAAGAATTACGGGTGCCGTGGGAAGATGTGTTCGAATCGATCGATCCCAAGCCGCTCGCGGCGGGAACCATCGCTCAAGTGCATCGGGCGACACTCGAGACCGGTGATCGGGTGGTCGTCAAGGTTCAGCGGCCTACGGCACGAGCCGAAATTGAACAGGATCTGGCTCTCCTGAAGGTTTTCGCACAGAAAGTCGGCAAGCGTCCCGCGCTGAATCAAGTGGTGGATATGGAGGCCGTGTTCAAACACCTCTCCACGTCGCTTCAGCGTGAACTCGACTTCCGTCAGGAAATCGAGAACATCGGCCGGATGCAGATGGTGCTCGCGGACTACGATCGATTAGCGGTCCCTTCCGTGCATCGGGATCTGTCGACCGGACGATTATTGGTGATGGAAGAGATTCAGGGTAGTCCGATCGCACAGGCACCGGACGGGCCAGAACGCGTCGAGGCCGCGCGTCAACTCTTGGAAAGTTTCTACAAGCAAATCATCGTCGAGGGTTTCTTCCATGCCGATCCTCACCCCGGCAATCTCATGTGGTGGAAGGACCGGATCTACCTCTTGGATTTCGGAATGGTCGGGGCGGTGGATGCCAATGTGCGCGAGCATCTCTTGTTGCTGCTGATGGCGTTGTGGAAAGAAGATACGGTGTTCCTGAGCGACATCATCCTGATGATGGCCGGCTCTCTTGATCGTAGCGATCTGGACGTGCCTCAGTTTCAGAATGACATCGGCGAAATGATCTCAAAATACCGTAAAGCGGTTCTGGCCGACATGCAAATCGGACCGCTGCTCCAGGAAATGAGTGCGATCGGGGTTCGACATGGAGTTCCACTGCCGGCGTCATTGACCCTTGCAGCCAAGGCGCTCGCGCAGGTCCAACTCGCGACCGCGCAGCTTAATCCTCAGCTCGATCCGTACGGTGTGGCGGGAAAATTCTTGATGCGATTGATGATGAAACGTATGGGCGCCGCCCTGGATCTCAAGGCGCTGGTGTATCAGTCGCAGAAGTTGAAAGTACGCGCCGAGCGGGTCATCGAAGCGATTGAACACCTCATCGGCGCCCGCCCCGGCCAGAAGCTGGTCGTCAACTTTAAGGCGAATTCACTGGAGGATACCGTTCGCCGTGCCGGTCGGCGTCTCGCCGTGGGGCTGACCGCTGCCGCCAGTATTCTCGCCAGCGGACTCACGGTCACCTCAGCAACGGCTGCGGATTGGGTCCCAGTGTCGTTCGGGATCGTCGCCGGGCTGCTGATCGTTGGATTGGTTCTCGATCTGATGCGTGGGCGCTAA